One stretch of Ananas comosus cultivar F153 linkage group 6, ASM154086v1, whole genome shotgun sequence DNA includes these proteins:
- the LOC109712052 gene encoding protein TIC 20-v, chloroplastic-like — protein sequence MASSFLLSFAPRPPLSLSSPPKPYLLRHHQHHHLPTLPLLLRLEERRRRPSSAAAAKNGDSADPPDRVLSAACYLYPFLDGVQYGRFVLAQFPFFQTLIQPLVPAIRLFRSSPVTPFLLFLTLYFAVVRNPSRFSRYVRFNTMQAIVLDVLLIFPDLLERSFAPSDGVGYEILQSVDSTVFFFLLVSLVYGSTACLLGEIPRLPLVADAADRQVL from the coding sequence ATGGCTTCGTCTTTCCTCCTGTCCTTcgctcctcgtcctcctctctccctctcctcccctcccaAACCCtatctcctccgccaccaccaACACCACCACCTCCCCACTCTCCCTCTTCTCCTGCGGCTGGAGGAGAGGCGGCGccgcccctcctccgccgcggcggcgaaGAACGGCGACTCCGCCGATCCCCCCGATCGCGTGCTCTCCGCCGCGTGCTATCTCTACCCTTTCCTCGACGGGGTCCAGTACGGGCGCTTCGTCCTCGCGCAGTTCCCCTTCTTCCAAACCCTAATCCAGCCCCTCGTCCCCGCGATCCGGCTCTTCCGCTCTTCCCCGGTCAcccccttcctcctcttcctcaccCTCTACTTCGCGGTGGTGCGCAACCCCTCCCGCTTCAGCCGCTACGTCCGGTTCAACACGATGCAGGCCATCGTCCTCGACGTCCTCCTCATCTTCCCCGACCTCCTCGAGCGGTCCTTCGCCCCCAGCGACGGGGTCGGCTACGAGATCCTGCAGAGCGTCGACAGCaccgtcttcttcttcttgctcgTCTCCCTCGTCTACGGCTCCACCGCCTGCCTCCTCGGCGAAATCCCCAGGTTGCCCCtcgtcgccgacgccgccgatCGCCAGGTCCTCTGA